The following are encoded in a window of Mycoplasma anserisalpingitidis genomic DNA:
- a CDS encoding MSC_0882 family membrane protein translates to MDRKPLEDTSDIRIVENNSINNQVLSTSYLKKDPEGVLNSRTYRIITREKKFKFFSMSFWLIILLTSILVITFLSLSQQNIIQQNFVTSYTGYYVLFGITLIFSLFYTTKAIIEFMGWKSAVARMRESYANGDSSAKVLFHTTYRNISIRSVRILWAVIFIEVFYGLFILITFLLYNYFVLKNNNLILDINMLNITVEWNIRNMLNNWYNNNIELFLILSLIFLGLVLAIYFIFFTFDKKRLLEISGLLGDDYSQITSSVMEAKSKEHKLWIKVFIVSFFLIYLLPFLIILILVWRKVIRRKA, encoded by the coding sequence ATGGATAGAAAACCTCTTGAAGATACAAGTGATATTAGAATAGTTGAAAATAATAGTATAAACAATCAAGTTTTATCTACATCGTACCTTAAAAAAGATCCAGAAGGTGTATTAAATTCACGAACTTACAGAATAATTACAAGAGAAAAGAAATTTAAATTTTTTTCAATGTCATTCTGATTAATTATTTTATTAACATCTATTTTAGTGATTACTTTTTTATCATTATCTCAACAAAACATCATTCAACAAAATTTTGTTACTAGTTATACTGGTTACTACGTTTTATTTGGGATAACTTTAATTTTCTCTCTTTTCTATACTACAAAAGCTATAATAGAATTTATGGGTTGAAAATCCGCTGTAGCTCGTATGCGGGAAAGCTATGCTAATGGCGACTCATCAGCTAAAGTATTGTTTCACACAACTTATAGAAACATAAGTATTCGTTCAGTTAGAATTTTATGAGCTGTAATATTTATTGAAGTTTTTTATGGTTTATTTATTTTAATAACTTTCTTGTTGTATAACTATTTTGTCTTGAAAAATAACAATCTTATTTTAGACATAAATATGCTAAACATTACTGTCGAGTGGAATATTAGAAATATGTTAAATAACTGATATAACAATAATATTGAACTATTTCTAATTCTCAGTTTAATATTTTTAGGTTTAGTTCTTGCCATCTACTTTATTTTCTTTACTTTTGATAAAAAAAGACTATTGGAGATTTCAGGTTTACTTGGAGATGACTATTCCCAAATAACAAGTTCAGTTATGGAAGCTAAATCAAAAGAACATAAATTATGAATAAAAGTATTTATAGTATCATTCTTTTTAATATATTTATTGCCATTTTTAATTATATTAATATTGGTTTGAAGAAAAGTTATAAGAAGAAAGGCTTAG
- a CDS encoding DJ-1/PfpI family protein: protein MKLLVITLDGFNDVELTGVLSCLSRSKKATFTYYNPDKNHVLSQYGTYEINAQTKVDFNEFDAIFVPGGPAAKSLRTNQRALDVIREFKNQDKDIYAICDGPNALYDTGIIDPEISYSSFPMFSDPIELKEKTGKNRNENLVTNSNNHLITGRCAAAAIDLGLEIIRHNFGEELFKQVSFGMKTK, encoded by the coding sequence ATGAAGTTATTAGTTATTACATTAGATGGATTTAATGATGTCGAATTAACTGGTGTTTTATCTTGTTTGTCGCGAAGCAAGAAAGCAACTTTTACTTACTATAATCCAGATAAAAATCATGTATTAAGTCAATATGGAACCTATGAAATTAATGCTCAAACTAAAGTTGATTTCAATGAATTTGATGCTATTTTCGTTCCTGGTGGTCCGGCAGCCAAATCTTTAAGAACGAACCAAAGAGCTTTGGATGTCATTAGAGAATTTAAAAATCAAGATAAAGATATCTATGCAATCTGTGATGGGCCAAATGCATTATATGATACAGGCATTATTGATCCAGAGATTTCATATAGTTCATTCCCTATGTTTAGTGATCCTATTGAATTGAAAGAAAAAACAGGTAAAAACAGAAATGAAAATCTTGTTACAAACTCAAACAATCATTTAATCACGGGTCGCTGTGCTGCAGCTGCAATTGACTTAGGATTAGAGATAATTAGACACAATTTTGGTGAAGAACTATTCAAGCAAGTCTCATTTGGTATGAAAACAAAATAG
- the tapR gene encoding TyrS-associated PheT N-terminal domain-related protein TapR: protein MVLVHKLSENFNNKAIITFDTELKVEKSFNTPDFCVNLDSKNRVHSVVLKDAEKYILDYKIKRNFFGLDLVHLTSLLHILDENKLEYRDFKKFVKAKILDKQSHPKSNKLFVIEIEHGDEKTRKIVTNSTEVQVGDEIFFIMPGSIIYDGTEIVDGQVMGIDSPGMLLSYKSLGLENEYGSGIVTEKNLKIGEEFKF from the coding sequence ATGGTTTTAGTACACAAATTAAGTGAAAATTTTAACAATAAAGCAATAATTACTTTTGACACTGAATTAAAGGTAGAAAAGTCATTTAATACACCTGATTTTTGTGTAAATTTAGACTCAAAAAATAGAGTTCATTCAGTTGTTTTAAAAGATGCAGAAAAATACATTCTAGACTATAAAATTAAACGTAATTTTTTTGGTTTAGATTTAGTTCATTTAACTAGTTTATTGCATATTTTAGATGAAAATAAACTTGAATATCGTGATTTTAAAAAGTTTGTAAAAGCAAAAATTTTAGACAAACAATCTCATCCAAAAAGCAACAAATTGTTTGTTATTGAAATTGAACATGGTGATGAAAAAACAAGAAAAATTGTAACTAATTCAACTGAAGTTCAAGTAGGTGATGAAATATTCTTTATAATGCCAGGTTCTATAATTTATGATGGCACAGAAATTGTTGATGGACAAGTTATGGGTATTGATAGTCCGGGAATGTTATTGAGTTATAAATCACTTGGTTTAGAAAATGAGTATGGAAGTGGTATCGTCACAGAAAAAAATTTAAAAATAGGAGAGGAATTTAAGTTTTAG
- the tyrS gene encoding tyrosine--tRNA ligase: MDILKELKERGILKNISSEEKFNSLEKGSKVYIGFDPTAQSLHLGNYIQIKTLQRFKQAGFTPIMVVGGATGMIGDPSGRNTERNLLDSQTLENNKAKIRKQLSKFDIEVVDNYDFYKDMNILYFLREVGKLISINYMLSKDVVSSRLENGISFTEFSYQLIQGWDFYQLYKLHNTKIQVGGSDQWGNITTGLEIISKKCENPDAVGITLNLLTDENGNKFGKSTGGGSLWLDKKMNSPYNLYQFLFNQPDSQIEKLLLWLTSLEISKIKDIVKKHFENPVLQNAQRILAFEVVKDIHGYDEAQKSYNLSQFIFNPKFDITSLSLNEFENMIDHFKVLKVKNNTSLIEELMKNEVFKSKREVREFIQNKSLKLNFNYVDEDSKISSELFDGKYAIINKGKKQIFILEII; encoded by the coding sequence ATGGATATATTAAAAGAATTAAAGGAACGTGGAATTTTAAAAAATATCTCAAGTGAAGAAAAGTTCAATTCACTTGAAAAAGGTTCTAAAGTTTATATTGGTTTTGACCCAACTGCTCAAAGTTTGCATTTAGGTAACTACATTCAAATAAAAACTCTTCAAAGATTTAAACAAGCTGGTTTCACACCAATTATGGTTGTCGGTGGTGCTACAGGAATGATTGGCGATCCTTCTGGTAGAAACACTGAAAGAAATTTATTAGACTCTCAAACCTTGGAAAACAATAAAGCAAAAATAAGAAAACAACTCTCTAAATTCGATATTGAGGTTGTTGATAATTATGATTTTTATAAAGACATGAATATCTTATACTTCTTAAGAGAAGTTGGAAAATTAATCAGTATTAACTATATGTTGTCTAAAGATGTGGTTTCTTCAAGACTAGAAAATGGTATTAGTTTTACAGAATTTTCATATCAATTAATTCAAGGATGAGACTTTTATCAACTTTATAAGTTACATAACACTAAAATTCAAGTAGGTGGATCTGATCAATGAGGTAATATAACAACTGGATTAGAAATCATTAGTAAAAAATGTGAAAATCCGGACGCTGTTGGAATTACACTTAATTTATTAACAGATGAAAATGGTAATAAATTTGGTAAATCAACTGGTGGTGGTAGTTTATGACTTGATAAGAAAATGAACTCTCCATATAATTTATATCAATTCTTATTTAACCAACCAGATTCACAAATTGAAAAATTACTTCTTTGATTAACTTCTTTAGAAATCAGCAAGATCAAAGATATTGTTAAAAAACATTTTGAAAATCCAGTGTTACAAAATGCTCAAAGAATTTTAGCTTTTGAAGTAGTTAAAGATATTCATGGTTATGATGAAGCGCAAAAATCATATAATTTATCTCAATTCATTTTTAACCCCAAATTTGACATAACTTCATTAAGCTTGAATGAATTTGAAAATATGATTGATCATTTTAAAGTATTAAAAGTTAAAAATAATACTAGTCTAATTGAAGAATTAATGAAAAATGAAGTGTTCAAATCTAAAAGAGAAGTTAGAGAATTTATTCAAAACAAATCATTAAAATTAAACTTTAACTATGTTGATGAAGACAGCAAGATTTCATCAGAATTATTTGATGGTAAATATGCAATTATTAATAAAGGTAAGAAACAAATCTTTATATTGGAAATTATTTAA